The region TGCACGCTTCTGCTCCTCGAGTCGCTTCAGTCGGTTGCGATGGGCGGTGCTGTTGCGCATCGACAGAATCATTGGGCTCGGCGGGAGGTACACGTTGTTGTTTTTCGGAGAAAAGAAGTCCGTGGCGAGAGTGTTACCGCCATctgccgcgccaccaccgcccccatGACCGCGCGCcgggcggcggctgcgactgCGACTGCAACTGCGACTGCGCGCGGCACTCGTGGCCAGCCGTGAGAGGTGCTTCTGGTAGAAGGCACCGGGGTACGGCATTGCTTCACCACCAGTCACGCTGCCGGCTCTTGCCGCAccgggggcggcggcgaagtgCAGTACTCGCCGCGCTGTGGTGTCGTATTGCTCAGGGAAGAGGTGCATCTCCACAAGTAGCATGTGCTCCTCGTCTGTAATGGgcatcggtggtggtgcggcaaCCGGGTGGCACGCCGTTGCATCACCAGCGCCGTGGCCATTGCCGACGCCGCTTGCCCACCGGCCATGTGCGGCTGTCGTACCACGACTTTTCGTGCTCTGGGGAAAGCGGGTTCCACCCAGCGAGCCACAGTGCGCGCGGGGCGACAAGCTGGACTGTTCGTGCAGCTGTGTTAGCATCTGCGAtcgacggcgcagcgcgccAGCTGCAAGACTGGAGCGTCGCGGCGTGCTGACCAGAAAGGAGAGCAAACGCCGGTGGGTGTCGCTCATGACGCTTGTGAACGACGAGCGACGGCGGTCGGCGCTGGGCCCCGTGTCGTCGGCTGATTCACGCAGCAGTGCCTCCCCCGCGGAGAGTCCCACGCTGCCGGCGTCGCCAGGCTCGGAGGTTGTGCTGGCCGGCTGCGACCACAGGATGCAGAAGTCGACGTAGTCCAGCATGCCTGAGTGGTGCACATCTACGGTGCGAATCATCGAGTCTATGTCGACTGTGAGCCCAAAGCCGCGGAtggcgtcgcgcagcgtcgatgCAGGGatttcgccgccgccgtcttcgccgccgccgagggCGACGAAGGCCTTCAACGTGTCCTCGTCCCCGTCACCGCAAACGCCGAAGGCCCCCGCTCTTGCTGCGGCCATAGGCTGACTGCCGCTGAATGGCTTGTAGGAGTGCAGAGCGATAGACTGTGACGGCATCTGCTTAGCGTCGGCTCCGCCGGCtactgcagcggctgcggcagcggcagcggtgcgatTGATCCAGAACTCCTTCTTGTACAGCCGCAGGTACTGCGTCAGCGTGACGAGGTTGACGCGACCACGGTAGGCGCGCAGGATGAGGTTGAGCTCTGCCTCGCTTGGGTAAAGGCCCAGCTCACCGAGTACCAAGCGTAGCTCGAGCCCGTTGACAACGTTCTCGCGTCCCTCGCCTAGCACGGCAGAGAAACAGCTCTTCACACGCGACATCTCGCCCAGGTCGAGGTCTGGCAGCTTTGTCAGCACCCTGGCTAGCATCTTCGACTGCTCGTTCGTAatggcgccggtgccgccgccgttggagatggtggtggtggtgggtgcgtCGTGGAATCCATAGTTGGTCGCAGTGCCGTGTGCCAGTGCGCTGCCGGTCTTGGGCACGAAGACGACTGAGTTGAGCTTTGCAGGAGAGGTGAGAGTGGTTgtggtggcgatgccgacccccgcggcagcggcgccactcCGAGGATCGGCTGGTGCCACGGACGCCATGAGTTTactccgctctctctctctctctttctctgtggtTTCACGTTGTGTTATCCCTCGTTGTGACGGGTGGCTTACGCGAGGCCTTTcaggatgtgtgtgtgtgtgtgtgtgtgtggttaGTATGGGAAGGGGGACGAGATTGTTAGCAGGCGCGTGAAGCTGAGTCGGCCCTCGGCTGACTGTCTGCTTCGTCCGTCCGAGGCACGAGTACTGCTAGGCTGATGGGTTACACAGtgaggtggggagagggagggagggagggataGCAGTGAAGCATACACGAACCCACAGCATTCTTGTCCCGTAGCCCCCCAAACGAGAAAGCGATTGGGTTGCGCGCGtcgttgcagctgctggtgatACCGTTGATGAACATGCGGAGACACAGACGGAGGAAATACGCAttggagggaggagggaggagggaggagggaggggggagggctaGAAATACGAGGCAAGCGCGAAAGCAACGAGGGAGGTTAACGTGATAGTGGTGGGTGGCGGCACTGGAGGCGGGGGCGCTAAGTGTCGAAGAGGAGTGCTGCCGCGACGATGGTGTCCCAGTCGGCGGCCTCCAGCAACTCCACTGCCTGCTTGTGGTCCGTGATACCCGAGAGGGTCATGAATTCTTGAATCCGGGCCAGCCGCTCTTTCTCAGAAAGCACCGGTGCTTCTGCTAGGGCAGGTGCCACTGGCGCAGCCTCGGCCCTCAGCGTCACCCCTGCAGGGGCGgaagcagtggtggcggtgataGTCTTCGCCGTTGTCAGCGACGGGTTCTGGCGACGCGGCCCGTGCGCCTGATGATCCGCCTTGACAGGCGCGCTCGCCAGCTCATCGTCGTACGGCATCGTGGGCAGATCTCTCTCCGGTAAAAATGAGACCTTGGCGCTGTCGATGATGAGATAGTTGCTCTTGAGGTCGATTATCATCTGGTGGCGCCTCAGCTGATCCAGGCCGATGATCAAGTCCATCGTCTGGTCCTCGATCACATAGAAGGCAAAGGGGATAAACATGCCTGCGAGGTTCACGGTGGCCATGTGAATCCGACCGCAGATCTCCTGCCGCCCCACCCCGACAGCGACGCCACGCATGCGGACGTCGACGAGCCGCATCAGCCCACACTGCTCTGCCGTGCGCTTGTTCATAATGCTGTTCTGCGCACCGGAGTCGACGAAGGCTTTGAGAGGAACTTTGTTAATTGTGCAGGGCACGTAGAGCATCGAAACCCTCGCGAACGCCTCCGGCGTGTACTCGAGCGCGTTGGCGAGGTTTTCATcaatctgctgctgctgaattTGGGCGTAAATacgttgctgcagcgccacctggTGCCCGTCCATCATGTGGGGATCGACATTGGCGGGGGGCTGCGCCACTACGCGTCCCatcaccggcggcggcggcggcggcggctgagACCCCGTGGCGGTATCAAACATCTCTGTAATGCATTCTCTGGCATTGttcactgccgctgccaacgACGAGGTAGTGCTACGAGGTGCCATCAGCACCACCAACGTCTCCGCCTTCGCATCTTGTCCCACTAGGCCAGCTTGCAGCAGTGTTAGCTCGGTGGAGGAGATCCCGCTCTGCGTAAAGGACGAGCCTAGCGGGAGGTGGTGCGTCACCTGACGAACTTCGTTGCGAATGGTCTGCACCCGGCCCAGCTTCGGATTCGCAGCGATGAGCTGCtcccacagctgctgcaccgtcgcGCTGGCAGGAAGGCTGACTCGGCAAAGTGTAATGCCCCTGCTGTTGTTGATGGTGAGCTGCACCATCTTGTGTCCGTTGAGCTGCTTTGTGTGTCCCCGTGTGTccggaaaggagaaaaggcaCAATGAGCGTAGCTCCACTCCAGGGGAGGAGaattgaaaaaaaaaacaaaaaaaagtcaaaaaaaaaaaaggagaaaaaaaaaaaacaaaatgaaaaaaaaatgaaaaaaaaaaaaaagaaaaaaaaagaaaaaaaaagaaaaaaaagcgagaaNNNNNNNNNNNNNNNNNNNNNNNNNNNNNNNNNNNNNNNNNNNNNNNNNNNNNNNNNNNNNNNNNNNNNNNNNNNNNNNNNNNNNNNNNNNNNNNNNNNNCCTTACCctaccctaaccctaaccctaaccctaaccctaaccctaaccctaaccctaacccttatacctaaccctaaccctaaccctaaccctaaccctaaccctaaccctaaccctaaccctaaccctaaccctaaccctaatgccaccgtcctgtgtgatagggtgctcgcgaagatataatttcttgaagacaacagagggcgagaagggagaaagatttgtggaaggcagatgggtatggaactaatcttcgcgaccccattgggaagcggcaaggcaggcacgcaaccacgaccgcggcgccgcgtcatgattatgccgccggcctcctctaccgcgctcggtcgcgtgaggagcacatcaagtcgtcttggacttctttcgtgtgctttttcttatggcttggcaccggtaccggggaagcctcccccaccgggtgcccactcattacggtcagagggcggcatgccaaacggacatgcggggagtcgccagaagaaaggaaacgagtcggtcagccaccgaaaaaacaatcaagctaccAGCGCtagctccagcggcgcacgcagggacgcacgtacacgaatccaggcggcgctgcggtcggcaaatctacaaaaaaacggaagctacagaacccgaagggatcgtTGGGAACAACCGGGGACCCAtgtcgcagaggaaactacaaacgcacaaaggtagaaaaacagggtgggctgaaaaggaaagcggaactgggtggatgatgggcgcgccccaTCAGGAAGAAGGTATaaagaaaggaaaccacGCTCACGGGTTAAGAGAATCTGTTTGAAAGGAAACTTTGAAACTTTGTTGAAACGAGAAATTCATCATCTTGCAAAATATTACCTGAACAGAAAGCGGTTCATTTAAGGAATTTTTCACCCGAAAATTTTTCACTCACCATCTACAtgcggttcgtccacgccaCAGTCGACGCCCTCACCTTCCCACGGTTCCCGGAGTACACACCCCGCATCCGCGGAAGGAAACCGGtccgccgttctgtggccttccggtccgttccggacatccgagaaattcgtgtctagggttgggtgggtgggcgttttttcgtcgcgggccgcatcaacactTAGAGTGGATTACTTCATTTATGAATAACACAttagagaagaaataaagggACAATAGAAAGTAATCATTCATAACAGAAACACATatccgacctgtggccataatttccaatcgggaaacattatggcacccagcctgtatatttcgcaaatccatcaccacatcccaccaaccacccccatcccccttccagttcttttgcCCAGACAAATTAACCCTGCcaactataaggtcaagtgccattcgattgcctttgtggttttacacgccgccaatggaaccctaaccctaaccctaaccctaaccctaaccctaaccctaaccctaaccctaaccctaaccctaaccctaaccctaaccctaacccgtgtaccctgcCACTCGCCCTCGGGAGGATTTCCccggtacagtgggagagggtgtcgcaaGGATAGGAAGGAGTGAGCAAAAGGCGATAACGCATGAAAGTTGAGGTCACAACGCGCAAGAAGTCGCTAATGCGTTTTTGTTGATGTTCTCCTTGTAAAGGAAGAAAACATATCAGAAAATGAGGGACGACAGGTCAGCTGCGGGGATACGAGTGGGGGGGAACATAAAAAAAGTGACAGGTGACATTGGAAGGGAATTGTGCTGCCCTCGGCTTTTGTATGGTGATGCAGGTCGACGAAGCGAAATCAGAGACGAGAGAAACTGGATCACTTCGTACCAAAGGCATGCTCGAAGGAGTTAGATGTGTATGGTGGAATAAGTGTGCGTATATACGAGATACGGAAGCATaagaggagaagcggatatgtggagagaaagggaagtgAATGGAGGAGTAGCAGCAGTCATAGCAACAGACAAAAAGCGAAACGGCACTGCTTCACGGAGTGCACATCCGAGAAACGGAGAGGATAAGAAACACCATTTGTCTCGAGTGCAGTCGACCTCATCGGTTGAAGTGTATGACTTCAGCACCGCAACGCTAGCGTCAACACCAGAGCCTATCGGTGCCGAAGACATCAAAGGACatggaaaaggaagaaacaCAGGGTGGCACGATCTGCTCGTTTTACCCTGCGTCACATACACCTGCTCGGTTCGCTTTTCGTCATCAATTTAACTCTACCAATGGGAGAGCTTCTTGCCTGCACCTATGTTAGACGGTGGAAGGCTTCTGTTGCTACGTTCTTTATTGAAAGTTTGTGTTGTGGGTGTTCATCGTTTTACAGCACCCAGAGTATCCAACAAATCACATAAAATAGAGGGCAGTGACCAGGGATGAAGAGCCAAGTAAACCACTTACGAACACACTCACACAATGAACATCACCTGCGCAAAATGAGAACCTCGAACGTAGAGATAGAAAAGGCATGAATGTGGCGGTGAAGTGAGCAACGCAAAGACAGACATGCTGACACAAAATaagaaagcgaaaaggaaaggagggaagcaaacaaacaaacagcTGAAAACCCCCCACTAAACGGATATCACGCTGACCACATGGTGATAACGACAGCAACAGTGACCATGGCTACAGagcacagaggagaagagaaatgAGAAGGGAACTGAGAGAGCGCAGGAGGCACAGTGTCCTAGAGTCGTTCGTCTGCCCGCTGACCGATGTTTCCTTTTTCCTCCCTTGTCACTTTAATGCGTGCACGCACCCACAAGTGTGAGCACTGGTCTCGCGGCTGTCCTCACTCGCTCATTTTTTCTCCTCCAAAAGAGCTCGTTTTCCGTTTTTCTCAGTTCTTTCTCGTTGATGCCACGGGTGAGGTGGCCGACTGCCATATCGTattctctttcctttgtgATAATTTCCAATTCGCTTTGCGTTAATTTTAACCACAAAAGTTCGCCTCGTAACTGCTAAGCTGTTCACATAATACCCCTGTGGCTGGGTTGTTGCTCCGGTGCTGTCAGTACCTTCAGATGATGCcggccccctctccctatGCATAACAGAGGCACGTGCGTCAACATCCGTGCCACAGCCACATTGGCGGCGATGTCGACCCATCCACTGACGCCGTAGAacggcaaaggagagagacgcgctgTACACACCAtggcagacagacagacacagagaaaagagggaaaactctatcaagagaaagagaataGTAAGTTAAAAAAGAACACCTCGCTGTCCGCTGATCACGACTGCCTGAGCGCTCGTGGCTGCATCACCAATAGGAAGCTTACTGCCCACCAAGGAGGacaaggaaaaaagaggagggacaGCGGCTGGTTCGAGTCGATTGTGCACAGGTATGACAGCGCAGCGTCggtgagcaagagagagagagtgaatCCAAGCAAATACACAACGAAGCCGGACCATGCCACAAAGGGCGAAGAAAAGGCCAAAGGAGCGGCAAACCACGCAAGCAAGACAACGCTATGATGAAAGAGGTGAGAGGGAAACggagcagagagaaaaagagcacaaAATGGAATGGACAGCAATGCACAGGAGAGAACggcaaagggaaaaaaaaagagaaaaccaGAATAGATGAGGCCCACCACGAACACACGCTGCTAGTCCTAAACGGCGTACAACCAGAGAGCCAAAACGCGAAGAGAGATGGGAAGAAGCATCACCTTCTGCGTGGTTAGTTGCTCCACTGCTCTCTCTACTTCAGCACTGTCCCTCTAttgtgtgtctctgctgcggctgctgcgtaGTGCCCCGTCCCTCAAACCCAAAGAGAtggaagaaaaagagcggagagagaagagaaacatcGAGAGACGGCAAATAAAAGAGGCGGCAGTACGGGGGTCAGGAAAGgggcacagagaaagagggtaGCAAAAAATGACTCCTATGCCCTCGCACGCTCTTGCGCAGGGACACACATATGCCGAGCAGAGGATAAACAAAGACACGTGAGAAGGAATAAGTCCAGAAGACAATGTGAGAACCGAGAGAGAGTTTCTAAAGCGGTccgcagaggaaaaagagaacacacaTGCTTCGTTTCCGGTCAACGGGCCCATTGGACCGCGAACGAGTCGACCAACAGGCGCGCACGCAGTCACAGCACACCCGCGCCTCCGCGGCACTGCGGCCTAATCCTGGCCGTCCGGGAGGAGCCCCCCCCGCGACCCACTGAAGGCGGGCCACGCGTCTAACGGACTCCTCCTGTCCTTCCTCGTCCCTTCTtgcggtgcgtgctgcgcggtTGGCGCCAGACAGACTCGGGTGGACTCCATGCCCTTATCCAAGCGGGCAGCATCCAGGGTCCGGCTGGAGGGCACAAGTGGTGGCGTCGATCGAGGGAGAATAGGGGGATTTCGACATGGCTTCTGAGAATGATGTCCAGGTTCACGATTCATTTAATTAGGTCTGGGCACCTCGGGCACAGTGGCGATTCTACAGCCATGCCCACTTTGTCGTCGCGTCTCAATTCAAAATGACCAAAAACAAACATCAATGCGAAGCGCACGCGGCAGTCCATCAGCGCTAATGTTTGTGTACAATACACGTCCCAGCCTGCCGACTCTCACCTTGGTAGAGACCCTGCGCATCACCATgacgagggagagcgagtcCCTAAACACCAACCACACTCGTTCTGCTGTATCTTCATCGATCAAGTTGTTTTCGCAGCAGATCAAGTCCCACCTCCACTGCGTTACACTCGGCACGATAGCGACAAGCAAGAGGACCGCAGCCTCTTCTTCGATTGCCTATGAGTGCAGTACTGTAGCGTACAGCGGGTGCTCCTGGTTGGACGCCGGTCTGTACCGCACTGTCTGCGAACAGCGCGTGAAGGAGCTTCGCAAAATGGGGAGAGTCACGAAGAGggagcagagaagaaaaagagaaaaaaatgcCCCGCGTGCCGTTGTCGGCAAAGCTCAAACATTCGCTTTACAAATGTGAGAGTGTACTGCCGCGTTGTTCGCCTTCGCGCTTTAAGGCGTCATGTGCATCCCTGCCAGCACATCCAACAAAAGGCGCACATTTCTGCACAAAAGAGAGACTTGCCTTTCAGAAAAAGAGGTGCCTGTGGTGGACGAACGAGAGTGTGAACAGTAGCGAGCcagcgggagagaggtgatAAGATGGGCAAGTGCAACAAAGAAGCCCCACCTTTGAGGCCAGGGGTGGAAGGGGGCAAAACTGCTGCAGACCCGCCTGGCCGCTGATTTTCTTTTCGTCCTTTGGTTGCCTGCCTGTCTACTCGCGCAAAGAGAACGTATCGGTATCAGACTCGGAGTTGTTGGAGCTGTACATGCTGCCGCGTATGAAAGTGCTGTGGCGGCTCAGCCCGAGCTCCGACTGCATCGGAATGGCGCCCTGGTTATCGTATTTGGAGCCGATGATCTtacggcggcgctgctcctcgtctCTGCGCCGGCgggcgcagcaacagcaccagATGGCAATGATGAGAGCGATGAGAGTGATATAGCACCCGACAGCAAGGGCGAGGCCGCCCCACCAGGGGAATTTTTCGTCGCACTTCGGGAGGATCCAGCGGCTCTGCGAGTCTACCTTGACTTCTTTGCCGCAGTACGTGTACGTGTGGCCAGAGCTGCTGACAATGGGAATGGCGCTGCCACCTGGAAAGGTGGGCACAAGTTTATTTACTCCATCGGAGTCGGCGTACACGTAGTACTCACAGAGGAAGTGGGTAAAGGAGGTTGACACCTCCGTGTTCACCCACTTGCCAGACGGCTGCATTACGACCAGACGCTTTCCCCAGTAGCTCAGGTTACCCCAGGAGCGCGGGTAGTTGGTGTCGAAGTTCGTGTAAGAACCCGACACAGCAGTGGTCTGGTCTA is a window of Leishmania braziliensis MHOM/BR/75/M2904 complete genome, chromosome 1 DNA encoding:
- a CDS encoding DNA-damage inducible protein DDI1-like protein, encoding MVQLTINNSRGITLCRVSLPASATVQQLWEQLIAANPKLGRVQTIRNEVRQVTHHLPLGSSFTQSGISSTELTLLQAGLVGQDAKAETLVVLMAPRSTTSSLAAAVNNARECITEMFDTATGSQPPPPPPPVMGRVVAQPPANVDPHMMDGHQVALQQRIYAQIQQQQIDENLANALEYTPEAFARVSMLYVPCTINKVPLKAFVDSGAQNSIMNKRTAEQCGLMRLVDVRMRGVAVGVGRQEICGRIHMATVNLAGMFIPFAFYVIEDQTMDLIIGLDQLRRHQMIIDLKSNYLIIDSAKVSFLPERDLPTMPYDDELASAPVKADHQAHGPRRQNPSLTTAKTITATTASAPAGVTLRAEAAPVAPALAEAPVLSEKERLARIQEFMTLSGITDHKQAVELLEAADWDTIVAAALLFDT